The nucleotide window TAACTGTGAAGAATAAAGTACAACAATTTTATAAACCATGAATTCTCTAAGAGATTTATGGGGATGATGAGGGTAGGTGATCGGGTATTAATGATGCCCGGTCCCTCGTCTCTGAACCCCAACCAAATTCAACCTTTTTCACTCCACACTTATATTGTATATTTGTGATAGGAGTTTTGCACAAGCTTCAAAATGCTTCTTAGCCATCTCATAAGCTTCAGGAGCATAATCTTTGAAGTAATCTGCATCTAAACCTTCCTCATAACCGTAACCAGCAAGACCCCTCAACTCAGCCAATTCAGAAATTATGTTGGCAAGTTCTGGTATCATTGATTCAAACCATCTTGGAATACCCTCAACCCCCAATAATTGTTTGAAAGCTAAACTTACATCATGCTCCTTCGGATATTCTATTCCAAAGGCTATTAAAACTGCCCTTGAAGCTTGCTCCACAGCCATTTGTGAAGAGTAAACCACGTCATCCCACCTCCCATCCTCCAAAGCCCTCAATGCGCTCTTCAACCACCTCCAACCCCTCCTCAAAGCTAGTTTTGCAAGATCCACATTTGTTACGCTACCCAAATGTTATAACCTCCCCAACTTTGAAATCCCTCTTCAAAACCCAATAAAACCTCCCATTTGGTAGTGTAATTCTCATGGAACCCAAATCTTCAAGCCTCCTCCTCAACGATTGTAGAATTCCACTTAGAAATTCATCCCTATCATATAGGATTATCCCATCTATCAATGCATCCAAGTAAACCCTATTAAACCTCTTAGCCTCCTCAACACTTAATGTGTAATTCTGTATTATTGAGTGATATCCAGCTTTCAAAGAATCCAAATACTCTAAACTCTCAGATAATCTAGCTTTAACCCTACCAACCTCCCTAACCCTATCCCAAATAGGCTTACCCTCCCAACCATCAGCTATTATGAGGATATCTATATCGCTATTGACATCCCAATCCCCCCTAGCCACAGAACCAAAGAGCATAATACTCACAAGCCTATCACCAAAGAATTCGAAAAGCAATTCACAATACCTCCTTATAACTGGAACGTAATGGTAGTGTGGTATCCTCTCCAAATTCCTAACTTTAAATTCACGGCCACGTAAAGCTTTATCCAAATCTTCCAGTATCCTACTAACCTCAACCCCCCTGCTAGTCAATACATATAACCCATCAACTAAATCCACAAGTCCCAAACCCATAAGCTTCCTCAACTTCAATGTAAGCATCCTAGGATTACCCACTATCAACCTGAGATCCTTAAATCTAGCAGCCTTAACCTCCCGCAACCTCATCAAAATCCTATAGGAATACTCATCATACATACAAAACAAAGTATAAAAAATTATATTTAAAGTTTACATTTTTACACCATAAAATAGATCCAATGGGTGGTTTATGAAATTATACTGACATTTAAACCATAAGGTAAATGAAGAAAATTACACTTAAATTAAATGGAGGAATAATTGATGAAAAAATATTTAAAGTATTTGCAATATAAATGCAAATATTTTTAAGTGTTATTTGCATTATAATTGCATATGGAAAGTCAGAATCCATGGTGGTATGGTGAAGTAGATGGTAAATATGAGGAGTGGAAGAAATCTCCAGTGAAATGGGAGCCTCCAATACTGAGAAGGTTTAACTTTAAAAAATACTCA belongs to Candidatus Culexarchaeum yellowstonense and includes:
- a CDS encoding HEPN domain-containing protein; translation: MGSVTNVDLAKLALRRGWRWLKSALRALEDGRWDDVVYSSQMAVEQASRAVLIAFGIEYPKEHDVSLAFKQLLGVEGIPRWFESMIPELANIISELAELRGLAGYGYEEGLDADYFKDYAPEAYEMAKKHFEACAKLLSQIYNISVE
- a CDS encoding nucleotidyltransferase domain-containing protein, with product MYDEYSYRILMRLREVKAARFKDLRLIVGNPRMLTLKLRKLMGLGLVDLVDGLYVLTSRGVEVSRILEDLDKALRGREFKVRNLERIPHYHYVPVIRRYCELLFEFFGDRLVSIMLFGSVARGDWDVNSDIDILIIADGWEGKPIWDRVREVGRVKARLSESLEYLDSLKAGYHSIIQNYTLSVEEAKRFNRVYLDALIDGIILYDRDEFLSGILQSLRRRLEDLGSMRITLPNGRFYWVLKRDFKVGEVITFG